A single genomic interval of Pyrus communis chromosome 5, drPyrComm1.1, whole genome shotgun sequence harbors:
- the LOC137734164 gene encoding protein BPS1, chloroplastic-like isoform X1: MVSEYTTMSRPQEPHRPFFHFGNPFKMIAPKGSQLSPRLLGLLNTFEETLAGRLRKLNPKDKDDVLSLSWMKLAMESLCGTHNDIKSLIAEIDLPVSNWDEKWIDVYLDISVKLLDVCIAFSSEISRLNQGHLYLQCVLHNLDSTSSDQFIRARSSLDGWRHHIGSTNPRVENCSTILDKLVESLDLPKVKNSAKGKLLMRAMYGVKVLTVSVCSVFAAAFSGSAKKLLELNVAETYLWAQAFNDLQGNVNGEIRNVFSSGRVMVLKELEAVDDVVKELYPKIQDGVGLTEGNTFKNSVSDLDRKAQKLSQGLDLLTNEVDGFFQILLAGRDTLLSKLRSGGSVSERMLTRNVEGQSVR, encoded by the exons ATGGTTAG tgAATACACAACAATGAGTCGTCCACAAGAACCACACCGACCGTTCTTCCATTTCGGAAATCCCTTTAAGATGATTGCACCAAAGGGTTCCCAGCTGTCTCCAAGGCTTCTTGGACTGTTGAATACTTTTGAGGAAACATTAGCTGGGAGGCTAAGAAAGCTTAACCCAAAAGACAAGGATGATGTCCTCAGCTTGTCATGGATGAAATTAGCTATGGAGTCTCTCTGTGGAACTCATAATGACATAAAATCCCTCATAGCTGAAATCGATCTCCCTGTGAGTAACTGGGATGAGAAATGGATTGATGTGTACTTGGACATCAGTGTGAAGTTGCTCGATGTGTGCATTGCTTTTAGCTCTGAGATCTCACGTTTAAACCAGGGGCATCTTTATCTTCAATGCGTCTTGCATAATTTGGATTCAACTTCTTCGGACCAATTTATTCGGGCCCGTTCTTCACTTGATGGATGGAGGCATCATATTGGTTCAACAAACCCCAGAGTTGAGAACTGTAGCACCATTTTGGACAAGCTTGTGGAATCCCTTGACCTTCCAAAGGTTAAGAACTCGGCAAAAGGGAAACTTTTGATGCGTGCTATGTATGGAGTTAAGGTGTTGACAGTATCTGTTTGTAGTGTCTTTGCTGCTGCCTTTTCTGGTTCCGCAAAGAAGTTGTTAGAATTGAATGTTGCAGAGACATATTTGTGGGCACAAGCATTTAACGATTTACAGGGTAATGTAAATGGGGAAATTAGAAATGTATTTTCTAGTGGAAGAGTCATGGTACTGAAAGAGCTGGAAGCAGTTGATGATGTTGTTAAGGAACTGTATCCCAAGATTCAAGATGGCGTTGGCCTCACTGAAGGGAACACATTCAAGAATTCTGTTTCAGACTTGGACAGGAAGGCGCAGAAACTTTCTCAAGGGCTAGATCTTCTTACAAACGAAGTGGATGGCTTTTTCCAAATCCTTTTAGCAGGACGCGACACATTGCTTTCCAAACTAAGATCAGGTGGATCAGTCTCAGAACGGATGCTGACGCGAAATGTGGAAGGTCAGTCGGTGAGATGA
- the LOC137734164 gene encoding protein BPS1, chloroplastic-like isoform X2 produces MSRPQEPHRPFFHFGNPFKMIAPKGSQLSPRLLGLLNTFEETLAGRLRKLNPKDKDDVLSLSWMKLAMESLCGTHNDIKSLIAEIDLPVSNWDEKWIDVYLDISVKLLDVCIAFSSEISRLNQGHLYLQCVLHNLDSTSSDQFIRARSSLDGWRHHIGSTNPRVENCSTILDKLVESLDLPKVKNSAKGKLLMRAMYGVKVLTVSVCSVFAAAFSGSAKKLLELNVAETYLWAQAFNDLQGNVNGEIRNVFSSGRVMVLKELEAVDDVVKELYPKIQDGVGLTEGNTFKNSVSDLDRKAQKLSQGLDLLTNEVDGFFQILLAGRDTLLSKLRSGGSVSERMLTRNVEGQSVR; encoded by the coding sequence ATGAGTCGTCCACAAGAACCACACCGACCGTTCTTCCATTTCGGAAATCCCTTTAAGATGATTGCACCAAAGGGTTCCCAGCTGTCTCCAAGGCTTCTTGGACTGTTGAATACTTTTGAGGAAACATTAGCTGGGAGGCTAAGAAAGCTTAACCCAAAAGACAAGGATGATGTCCTCAGCTTGTCATGGATGAAATTAGCTATGGAGTCTCTCTGTGGAACTCATAATGACATAAAATCCCTCATAGCTGAAATCGATCTCCCTGTGAGTAACTGGGATGAGAAATGGATTGATGTGTACTTGGACATCAGTGTGAAGTTGCTCGATGTGTGCATTGCTTTTAGCTCTGAGATCTCACGTTTAAACCAGGGGCATCTTTATCTTCAATGCGTCTTGCATAATTTGGATTCAACTTCTTCGGACCAATTTATTCGGGCCCGTTCTTCACTTGATGGATGGAGGCATCATATTGGTTCAACAAACCCCAGAGTTGAGAACTGTAGCACCATTTTGGACAAGCTTGTGGAATCCCTTGACCTTCCAAAGGTTAAGAACTCGGCAAAAGGGAAACTTTTGATGCGTGCTATGTATGGAGTTAAGGTGTTGACAGTATCTGTTTGTAGTGTCTTTGCTGCTGCCTTTTCTGGTTCCGCAAAGAAGTTGTTAGAATTGAATGTTGCAGAGACATATTTGTGGGCACAAGCATTTAACGATTTACAGGGTAATGTAAATGGGGAAATTAGAAATGTATTTTCTAGTGGAAGAGTCATGGTACTGAAAGAGCTGGAAGCAGTTGATGATGTTGTTAAGGAACTGTATCCCAAGATTCAAGATGGCGTTGGCCTCACTGAAGGGAACACATTCAAGAATTCTGTTTCAGACTTGGACAGGAAGGCGCAGAAACTTTCTCAAGGGCTAGATCTTCTTACAAACGAAGTGGATGGCTTTTTCCAAATCCTTTTAGCAGGACGCGACACATTGCTTTCCAAACTAAGATCAGGTGGATCAGTCTCAGAACGGATGCTGACGCGAAATGTGGAAGGTCAGTCGGTGAGATGA